TCTGATCTTCTGGGATCCTGCAGCcgtgggcagggcagggcggggGTTGCTGTGAGGGTTCAGTCCTGGAATGGCTGCATCCCCCGGGCCACACTCTTTTGAAAGCAGAGAGGTGGAAACAGTGCCCCCcttttcctgacccccccccccaagcctttgCTTTACAtgtgaggaaggaggaagaggcagccGGCTGTAGCTCCGCGGCAGAGTTTCTGCCTTGGAAGCGGAGGATCCCTGGCTCAGTCTCTGCTGGCgcttccaggcagggctggcaggGACTCCTGggtctgcaaccctggagaggcgctgctgccagtcagtgtgggcactGCTGGGCCAGATGGACCAAGGGCCTGACTGTGTCGCTGTGTTTACTGTGGCTTTGGCTGCGGAGGCGACTGGGCTCCTGCCGGGCCCCGATCCGGCTGGGGAGTTGGCTCCTGCCCAAGGTGCGACTTCTATGTTCTCTTTTTCCAggctggaggaggaaagaggtgaCACGGGGGACTTGAGGCTAGCATGCCTCCATGGCTACTCCTCCAATAGTAAGTGCCGCCTGTCTCCGACTCGCTGTCTGTCTTGCATGGCGGCTCTCCGGGGCAGCAGGCCTGGCACAGGGGGGCAGGACGTGGGGTGGCGCAGACTGCCGAGGGCCTCAATGTCCGAAGCCACACAACCACCTTCCTCTTGGCTCTTTTGGAGGTgcgccccacccccatttcctgACTTCACCCTGTCTCTCTGGGCATTGAAGCCTCGCCTTCTGTGATGGGGCAAGCAAAGCGGCCCAGACCtcagtgttgtgtgtgtggtgcGGGGAACCATCTGTGTTTGCCTTCATGTCACTGCAAGCCAAAGTGGGGGGCTGCTCTGCGTTCCTGTGTGCCGCCCAATAGCTGCATCTGTCTTGTCCTGCTGCATGTCGTTGGGGCTCCACCTGCTTGGCTTGCATGGGGAACAAGGAATTGCCCGGCCCAGCATGGCTCTCTCATGCAGCCGAGTGTGCCTTAATTTGCAAAGGATCTCATGGGTCAGGTTTTGCAAAGCTCCTTTGGCTTAGTCCACCAAGAACTCGCCTTGCGAATGGAGAGCAATTTTGGATGATGGAAGGTGGTTCTTCTGCGTCGACTTTGTGGGCTGTGGAAATCCCCTTTGGCCCGCCGTGTGTCTTCCTGGGTGATTTGGTAAAGGGTGTGAGTTGCGCTCCAGAGTAACGCTTTGTGGCACCTGGCACTCAAAGGTTTCCTGCTTCTGGCAGAATCTCACTGCTGGGCCAAGAGGCAggtgccagctccatctggctgTGGAAGCTGCCTCCCCCATCGCTGGGGGAGGCGACACCACCCTTGTCCTTTCCTCGGCTGCCCTCCAGTGCCACAGGGAGATGCTCAGCCCAGGCCTGGTGTGACCAGGCACATGTCCCCCACCGGAATATTGGAGCCTCCATGTGGACGGGGcagacttctcctcctcctcctctgcaccgTTTGAGACCTGCTTTGTCTGTTTCACTGATCTCcagggatatgtgtgtgtgtgtgtgtgtgtgtatttgtgtgtgtgagtgggggtAGCCCTGTGGGCAAAGTCAGAGAAGGGGGCTGCCAGTTCTTGTTTACTGATTGCTTATTGTTTACACCACACTTTCCAGAGTTAGACCAGTTTCCCAGTCACTTTTCTTATCTGATCTTTTGGGGATGTGGGGTTCTTGCACAACAACTCTAAATCAGCTTCAGTTTTCCAAACTGAATTTATCAGTATgcagctgacccccccccaaaaaaaccccacccccacccacccctagaGACATGAAGTTTCTTTACCTGAGTGaccaggttggatggccatcactCAGGGATTCCCTAGCTgaccagatgatccttggggggtccctcccaactcgaCAATTCCGTGGTTCTGCGATGGGCTGGCTGTGTTGCCCCTCTGATTCTGTGGCTGCTCTTTGagctgtgtgttgggggggggggctgtgcatgCCTGACTCAAGAGGAAGAAAGCTGCCTTCCTATAACCTTCCCGGACAAAAGGGATCCAGCCAGGACGGTCCTTTCTGCCACATTTACCATGTCTGTGTGACAGGGACTTGTTCCTTGTTGAAAGCATCTTTATCTTGCTTTCCCAGAGCGGCTTACAAAGGCCAGTGATAAGGCAGTCCCTGTGTTcgagcttacagtctaaaagacacaacagtagaggaaaagggattgggagggaggagggggaaaggaaacctGCGTGCTGCTTCTTGGCAACAGAGCTTTTGTAAAGGACCAGCTGGAAGGGAGAGATTTCAAGGAGAGGAGAAGCCAAATGTTGCTGGTTTTCCAGGAGtcccttctctttccctctcccaccccctgttGCACCTGGGCTTTGCCTTGGCCAGGGCTGTAGCCCAGGGGGGACAGCAGCTGCTGTACACCCAGGAAGTCCCAGCTGTGATCCCTGGCAGCATCTCGTTACGCCTGGGCAgagctctgcctgaaaccctggatcgctgctgcctgtcagtgtggacCACAATGAGCTAGGTTGCCCAGGCACGGGCAGCTTCCTCTGTGCAATTGAGGCCGTTTGCTGCAGCCCTGCCATCCTTTCCCCCCAGTGTAGACAGGATCCTACTTTTCTACCTCTGCTTGTGCATGGGCACTTTGATTGCTGCAGTGCTTCTCTGAGTCGCCTTGGGGGCATTAGATGGGAGAAGGAGCATGCCCGGCTTGAAGGAATCTCTGGCTGCGTTTTGGGCAGCTGGCAGCAAGGGAGGGCCAAGCAAAGTCTTCTGCCGAAGGCGCAACTGGAAGACGGGCTGGCTCCCTGCAGAGTCTGCCCCGGCCAGCTGGGCTCCCTGCTGCCAGAAGGAGCCCGTAAGCAGAACTTGCACCTGGGACAGCCAGCAGCCCTTGGCTGAGCCATAGCAGGTGGGGTGGGCAATGCCATCCTGCCACCTTCAGCCCTTTGCCCAACGGTTGTGGAGGAAGCGGACAGCAggaggcccccccccctcctccaagcCTGTGGGCACCCAAGTCTGTGTCGTGGTTGGCCTGCTTACTGTGGCCAGGattccaggggggggggtttctgccTCCCACTACAAGCACCTTCTGGTGTCCTTCCAGAGTTTTGGGGATTCAGCCCCTGGCAGGTTCAGGAGGGAACTGCTGTGCAAAAGACCCCCACagaccccccttttttgcagagggaaggagaaaaggcaTGCAAGCCCTTTGCCTCCACCTGCCCCCAAAATTCTCattgcaacccccctcccccccaatttgTCTTTGAGTGGGGAGAGATCCTGTGCTCCCCATGCATTTGGAACAGCCACGGCCTTTGCTCACGGGACATAAAATGTGCCGGCCAGGAGAGTGAAAACTCTCGGTCTCTTGCAGGGCTGCACAACACTCAGCTGTGAAGCCGCAGACAAACGCCAGGAGCCACGATGGGCAGAGGAGCGTCTCACAGGCCCCGTCCAGCTCTTCCACCAGCACCGCCAACTCTTCCTCGCTTTCGTCGCCCAGCAGCCGCCTCGCCTCCCCTGAAGCCAGGCATCTGGATGCGGCCCCAGCCGCTGCCCGAGGGACTGCTGAGCACGGCCGCCTGAATCCAAGTGCGCAGGCGGGGGTGTCAGCAGCAGGACCTGGGCCCCAGGCCCCTTGCCCCCCCTCAAGGCCGGCGTCCCACCCAGCCCCCCCGAGGCCCAACCTGGTGCCAGAGAACATGATGCGCAGAGCCCTGCTGCCTCGCCATGGCAATCCTCCTGTGAGCCGAGAGCTCCTGGCTGCAGCATCAGGAAACCAGCTGGCAAGGCAGATGCGTGCCCAGCCCCTTGGGCATGTGAAGCTGGCAGAAGAGGACGCGAGAGCAGCTCAGGAAGAGGAGGACTTGAAGAGGTTTGTGGGTTGAGTGAGGGGCCTGCTGCCATTCTGCACTGGGGATTGCGAGACCCTCACTGCTCAACTCTGTAGGAATGAGTCCCATGGGAGTGTAAAGGAGGGAGCTGTTCTGCTTCGTTCACCCAGGAAGCGGCTGAGGTTCCATCTTGGGGCTCTGGCACTTGCTGGGTGCTTTGCAGGTGCTTTGGGTGCCAACACTTGCCTCTTGCTACCGGGCTGCAGTGTCAGAGTTCAGCCATGGCAACAGCAAGAGGCTCTGAATGTGGTCCCAGGCAAGGGAAAGTGCTGTGTGTCTGTGACGCTGTTGTCCTGCAGACCTAACAGAGAGTCGAATGTGGGTGCCCCCTCCCCTGGGATGTGTGGGGGATGAAATGCCCATGGTGTGCAAGGAATGTTCTCCTGCTGTGCGCACTGCCTTAGACGGGTCTCCCGAGTGGCATTCAGGTCTGTGTGGACGGACTTTGCTAGGGCCCGGTTAAGGAGCAGGGAAGAGCCCTGCCGCTGGCTCTGAGCAAATCCTTCCCAGCTTGCCTCTGGCAGCGTCAGGCAAATGCCTCCAGGAAACCCATCATCATCCTGGGCACAAAggcacttcccctccctctcccagcagGTGGCATGAAAGGGGCACAAGCAGTGCTGGCAGAGGGAGGGGCTGCTAAGCGCACGAtgcccaccccccttctctcttcccagcaGAGGCCTGGTGACCCGTCAGGAGCTGCTGGCGGTGGAGCAAGAGCTGCAGGAGGTCCGGGAAGAGCTGAAGTGCCTCCGGTGGAAAGTCCGGCACATCGGGGAGACGGTGCAGCCGCTGGCCGAGGAGAGCAAGCGCTACAACGGCTACACCCTGACGGAGCTGAAGGCCCTGGTGCAGTCCGAAAAGGACCCCTGCAAAGCCGCCCACAAGATCCTGGCTCTGCTCTTCAGCGACGTCTACCTGCTGCAGCACTTGGCGGCGGCCGACCAGGCCTGCAACTCCAGGACCCTCCCCAGACCCAAAATGGACCCGGAGCTCTACACGGTCTACTGCGACATCCTGCAGAGCATCTTCCCTGGGATGAGCAGCCAGGCCCTGCGCGAGAGGACGCAGCCGGGCGTGTAGGAAGGCCAAAGGGCGCCCAGCCAAGGGCcagcagactggggggggggtgaccgtGGCCCCATCCTTGGCCCTTTCCCACCCACGGACCCTGCCACCGCTAGAGGCCTGGCGAGAAGCAGGTGGACCTGGCTTGGGAGAATCCCGAGTCTGCAGAACACCGCATATATTCATtcatagctttttttttaaaaagaagaagacagataTGTATTAAAtattgctggttttgttttttaaaaagttgcctcCTGCTTTCTGTGCCGCTGATATTTAGtcaaggtttttgttttgcagtCTTAGGGATTCCACCCTCGGATGTCGGTCTGGGCAGCTGCTTCACGGCGATGGCGTGTCTTGCTTTGGCAGATGCTGACCCTGAGGCTGCTGCCGCGCCTTCTTTGGGGCCAGGCTCTCCTGTGGTGGGCGTAAGAGGGGCCACGGCCTTGGCCAGCCATACACCTGCCCCCCCCTCTGGACCTCCCTACCATAGCTGGCTGTCGGCACTTACAGATCGCTGCCTGCGCCACAAACACGGCCTCCAAGTCTGACACAACAGGCACTTGGGGAGCGGATTAAGGGGCAACCAAACATGACATGGCTGGGAAAGGTGGGGTGGCTCAAAGCACCAAGAGAACCTCGACTTCTTCTGCCGCAAAGGCCactgactttttttttggggggggggggggaggatgtgtgtgtgagagagccagtgcttgggggggggggcaatgcccgTCCTCTGGCCACGGCTGACTGACTACCATTTTGCTTTCCTGACAGCCCTAACTGAGATAAATAATCCTGGCCAGAGCCAGCCTCCTCCTTCATGCAATCTCCTCGCTGGTTGCTAATAGAAATGTCAGCCTGATTCATTTCCCCCAATgctgcctgtgggggggggggggaggaaggcaggcgGGGGGGCAGCGCTGCTCCCTGCTTGCCTCCGCTGCCGAGAGGGGCCTTGTGGAGATGAagggaaggcagccctgcttttcTTCCTCTTGTGGGAAGGGGCTGGAAGGATGGGAAGTGGGGCAGATTCCCACCAGGAGGACTTACTACTAGGAAACTAGGCTCCTTTTCCTCTAGCCTAGACCCCCCTGGGCAGCAGCTGAGCCCTTTGGAGGCTCCTCCTTCACCCAAGAAGGGTGCCACCCCACCTTGGCCAGGCTCTGTGCCCCCTCCCATTGGCACTGCaggaggcagagggagctggctgcCCTCTGGAGGCTGCCCACTTATCTTTGCTTTccagctccccccctccctccgtctctccccaccccataataGACCACAGGACCTGTCCTCACAGCACAGGAGGGGGAAACGGCTTGGGTTTGTTGCCGTGTGAGTGGACAGAGCCAGCCCCCCACCTCTGCCCTCTCCGGCCATCCaagcccacccccccccagcttg
The sequence above is drawn from the Lacerta agilis isolate rLacAgi1 chromosome 13, rLacAgi1.pri, whole genome shotgun sequence genome and encodes:
- the LOC117056888 gene encoding uncharacterized protein LOC117056888, whose amino-acid sequence is MCLELIHSNNVIDGLKLNAFAAVFTVLSGLLGMVAHMMYTQVFQVTVSLGPEDWRPHSWDYGWSFCLAWGSFTCCMAASVTTLNSYTKTVIEFRHKRKVFEQGFPEEAAYTDHEPITYFHGRAAQHSAVKPQTNARSHDGQRSVSQAPSSSSTSTANSSSLSSPSSRLASPEARHLDAAPAAARGTAEHGRLNPSAQAGVSAAGPGPQAPCPPSRPASHPAPPRPNLVPENMMRRALLPRHGNPPVSRELLAAASGNQLARQMRAQPLGHVKLAEEDARAAQEEEDLKRGLVTRQELLAVEQELQEVREELKCLRWKVRHIGETVQPLAEESKRYNGYTLTELKALVQSEKDPCKAAHKILALLFSDVYLLQHLAAADQACNSRTLPRPKMDPELYTVYCDILQSIFPGMSSQALRERTQPGV